The following are encoded together in the Candidatus Fermentibacter sp. genome:
- a CDS encoding Rrf2 family transcriptional regulator, translating into MSHNFGFSEAANLAVHSCALLAAGREDGPLPAHGIASVLGVSESHLRKVLLQLVRNGILRSGRGAAGGFELAEDPAALTLRRILEAVDSMPESGSCLLGRPVCPAGRCVFTELTGEIGSMIDRAMSETTLETFAGALRTSEGGMRNGESPCGEGENARIVRGGVRACGGGRGR; encoded by the coding sequence ATGTCACACAACTTCGGCTTCAGCGAGGCGGCCAACCTGGCGGTGCACTCCTGCGCGCTGCTCGCCGCCGGGCGCGAGGACGGCCCGCTTCCGGCGCACGGGATCGCCTCTGTGCTGGGCGTTTCCGAATCGCACCTCAGGAAGGTTCTCCTGCAGCTCGTCAGGAACGGGATACTCAGATCGGGCAGGGGTGCCGCCGGAGGCTTCGAGCTGGCGGAGGATCCCGCTGCTCTGACGCTCAGGAGGATCCTCGAGGCGGTGGACTCGATGCCCGAATCCGGCTCGTGCCTCCTGGGCCGGCCGGTCTGCCCCGCCGGCAGGTGCGTCTTCACGGAACTGACCGGGGAGATTGGATCGATGATAGACAGAGCGATGTCCGAAACGACGCTCGAGACCTTCGCAGGGGCGCTGCGCACCTCCGAAGGCGGCATGAGGAACGGAGAAAGCCCGTGTGGTGAAGGAGAAAACGCTCGAATCGTCCGCGGTGGCGTTCGCGCCTGCGGAGGGGGAAGGGGAAGATGA
- the cutA gene encoding divalent-cation tolerance protein CutA → MPEPVVELVTTVPNPDLGRDIGREAVKAGLAACAQVSGPVTSIYSWKGGLEEEQEWRIRFKTFRNLASDLGEFVRARHPYEVPEIVVLPISSASDDYLSWMGGVTRS, encoded by the coding sequence ATGCCGGAACCCGTGGTGGAACTGGTCACGACCGTTCCGAATCCCGATCTGGGGAGGGACATCGGCAGGGAGGCGGTGAAGGCCGGGCTCGCGGCCTGCGCCCAGGTCTCCGGACCCGTGACGAGCATCTACTCCTGGAAGGGCGGGCTCGAGGAGGAGCAGGAATGGAGGATCCGGTTCAAGACCTTCCGGAACCTCGCCTCCGACCTCGGGGAGTTCGTCCGCGCCAGGCACCCCTACGAGGTCCCCGAGATCGTCGTCCTCCCGATTTCGTCGGCATCGGACGACTATCTCTCCTGGATGGGCGGGGTGACCCGCTCCTGA